Within the Zea mays cultivar B73 chromosome 10, Zm-B73-REFERENCE-NAM-5.0, whole genome shotgun sequence genome, the region GTTCATGAAAGTGGTCAACACATGTTTTTCACCACAGctaaatccataaggagttcacgaagccactcagcctcaactgaagcggtatGTAATGttgtgagttctgcttccatagtcgacctcgttaagatggtctgcttgcaagacttccatgaaacaaCACCACCTCtaagtgaaaacacatatccacttgtaACATATATCTCTTCAGCATTAgatatccagtttgcatcacaataaccctccagtactgttgggtaccctgtataatggatgcctaaactcatagtatCTTTTAGATAGCAcaaaactctctcaagagcacaccAGTGATCATCCCCCGGATTTGAAAGAAATCGACTAAGTTTTCTCACAGCAAACGAGTTGTcaggcctcgtagcgctagctaaatacatgagtgaaccaattatttgggaatatctcaattgatccctagctATCATTCGATTTTTTCTTCaatagcttactaggatcataaggcgtAGGAGTAGGTTCACATCcgttaaaaccaaagcgactcaaaaccttttccacataatgggattgcacaagtgtgatccCACCATTGCCTTCTCTCAGTAGTTTAAAGTTAATAATAACATCAGATTCTCCCAAatatttcatttcaaaattattagacagaaagtcttttgtctctttaatcacatcaagacttgtccccaagattagaatgtcatcaacatataggcataaaattacTTCCCCGCCCCCACCATATCGATATTATACACATTTGTCTGCTTTGTTCACAACAAAGCCGATCGATGTCAAATTTTTATCGAACTTTTCAtgtcattgcttaggtgcttgttttaggtcatataaagatttcaataatttacacaccatACCTTCTTGACCATTTGCTACAAACCTAGCTGACTACTCCATGTAAATTTCCTCATCTagttctccatttaggaatgttgtcttaacatccatttgattgATGAGAAAACCATGAGAggcatccaaagaaagtagcacacgaattgtggtcaatcgagccacatgtgagtaagtatcaaagaaattcTCACCTTCCTTCTATGAATAGCTTTTAATTACAAGTAtcgccttgtacctttcaatagtaccatcaggcctaagctttttattCAACACTCATTTACTCTCAATGGGCTTACCCGATAAGGAtgctcaacgacctcccaagttgcattagacataatataatccatctcactccttattgcttccttccaaaagtcagcatcaggagatgaatatgcctcttcaatggtacttggtgtgtcatccacaagatatacaatacaatcatcaccaaaggactttgcaatccttggtctcttactttttcgagttgatacattgtcatctttcacatgattatgtatatgggattcctcagtgtgttctactagaataaaatgctcatggggtatcATTGGTTCATCGTTAGACGTATCATGTGTAACTTTCATAAAAAACCCGTCCTCAATAAACGTAGCATCTATAGACTCCATAATTGTATCAAcaaacatgtccggtgctccagagtttATTATTAAAAACATATATCCAATGTTGTGGAAAAATcatacccaaggaaaacacaatcaacaaTTTTTGGTCCTAATatgcgcttcttgttaattgacacattcactttagccaaacaacccatgtgcgcaaataggagatatttaatttcttcCTTTCCCATTTCTtgaatggtgtgatttctttgttctttgtgtGAACTTTATCCAGGACATGACACACCGTtaagatcgcctcaccccaccattacTTAGATAGTCCagaagtctctaacatggcgttaaccaaatcagttagagtacgATTATTTCTTTCAACAATCCCATTGTATTGTGGTGAATGGAGATGTTCTCTCATGAATAATAACAAGTTCACACAAAAATTAGAAAAACCACCCAAAAATGTTATCCACCACGACCAGACCTTAACCAtttaattttcctctcgagttgattttcagcttcagatttgtaggtcttaaaataatgcaaacTCCATCTTTTGATTTCAAGAGATACACATTACAAAATCTAGTAGAATCTTTGATTAAAGTAATAAAATATTGTTTGCCTTCTTTAGTCAATATTCtgttcatctcacataaatcggaatgtattaagtttagtggtgccaaattcctcgcctccgcagccttatgaggcttacaaggttgcttagattgcacgcacacctggcacttagaacctttgactaaatgaaatttcgggattaaatttaaaattgctAACCACAAGAAACAACCAAAATTGAtatgacaaagtcgtgaatgTCAAATATTCGATTCATTCGAAACAACATTGTTCACGGACTTTTTACATgtatcatgcaaagataagcggaacaaTCCTCCACTGTTatagccttttccaacaaatgttccatactttgacagtatacatttattagactcgAAAACAAGTTTATAGTCATCTCGACATAATTGTGAGCCACTAACAAGATTCTTTTTGATATAGGGGACATGTTGCGCGCTCTTCAATAGCACTATCTTTCCTGAAGTAAACTTCATaatgactgtaccaacaccaagaacacacACATGTCAGCATGTGATCCATTCCCCATCAGTAAGGATCCAGTCCCTTTAcactgataagaagaaaacaaagaaatatcagcacacacattAATATTAGCACTAGTATGAGCCCACCACTCAGGAGACtgacacactgaaagaacagttggtaaaagattaccataccccgaCGTTCCTTCTCCagtctcgctaacaaccatgtttacGGTTTTCTTCTCTCGAGCTATTTTTTCTCTTGCTTGAAGTTGTGGTCTCGACAAGCGCTTGCCCAATGACTAGTACTCCCGCAAACAAAACAAccagctcctttgttcttctttttgaaCGTGGTTGCTTGCTTGGGCTTCATGACATTTTGTTGCTTGTCcttctttttattattatgtgatgcATTGGAATTCTTattttgtaccatattggcatTAGAAGTCTCAATTCCTTTTCAACGAGTGTTTTTTTGCTCTTGCtctctcctcaacatcaagagaaaGCAATAAGCTCAATCACGCTAAACTCTTGTttcttatgttttagagtggtagcaaagtCTGTCCAAGAAGGTGACAGATTAGCGATAATACCACCCGCCCACGAACTTGTcagacaagacacataagaattgTTCGAGTTCTTGGTCAGTGCCTGTATTTTATGAGCCTGTTCAACTACATGACGGTTTTTCACTATCTTATAGTCAAACAACTGCTACATGATATATAActcgctaccagcatcagaaacaccGAATTTCTGATTTAATGCATGGAGATTAGCTAAGAAGGTGATGCACCCTTTTCTTTGGGTGTTTTGGTGGCAGGCCGGACCATTAACTCCGAATGTTGCACGACTTGCAAAGGTAGAGCCGAAGTTATGGTGGAGGCCCATATCTAGCCCGACGTATGCCAATTATAGTACCAAAACATTACTCCAAATGAAAGTATGGTCATCCAACTGTCTTTCTCGTCTTCCCTTTAGGCTCGGACACGGACGCGCGAACCACGGCAAGTCTCCCGCACGGCCCACGGCCCACGGCAAGTCTCCCGCGAAGTCGCAAGTCTCCCGCACGAACCACGACAAATGTCAACCCCGATTCCTCGCCGTCGCTCATCTCCTCTCTCCCATCTCTGCTAGGGTTAGGTCGTCTCGGCAAGTCGCCATGATGCAGCAGCCCCCGCAGCCGCAGCCGGGTATGGCGCTACCTCCTCCCCCTCAGACCGGTGGCGGGCAGCCACCGCAGTGGGGCGCGATCCCGCCGCCGATGACGCAGCAGTACGGCGCACCACCTCCGCAGCAGCCTCCAGCGATGTGGGGCCAGCCTCCGTCGCAGGCGCACTACGGGCAGGCGCCGCCCCCTCAGCCGTATTATGCCGCGCCGCCGGTGCCGGCCGCCCCCGCTGCGGCGGACGAGGTCAGGACGCTCTGGATCGGGGACCTGCAGTACTGGATGGACGATAACTATGTCTTCGGGTGCTTTTCGAACACCGGCGAGGTATGGAACCCGATCTGATTGATGCTGGTCGTGGATACGCGTGATTTCGactgttgcttttcacggaatatATGATGCACCCTTTGCTGCTGCTAATAGATCTTGCTTGAGGTTTTACTCGTTTTACTGTGCATTTTGTACGACCGCTGACGATTGAAGTCCAGTCTAAGTTAGTTTGTGGTGGTTCTGGAATCTCTTTTAATAATCAAGCTCTGGGCTATATTTGTGATTCTAGAACCAGTAATTTTAAAATTGGTTTCATGAATTTGTTAGCATGATCTAACGAGGGTTGTATATCTTGCAAAATAACTTAAATCTATTCCTTTCTGCTTTTTTGCTGTCTATTATCTTCTGCGCCAGGGTAATAATTTCAGCAGCCATGTTTTTTATTGAAATAATTGGTATTTTGCTGCCACTGTGTGTCTGTGTCTATAAATTGCGGATCCATCTAAGTCTATAAATGTGGGCCTGACGGTAATTTTGCGAACCCCTTTTGTGGAAATGGCAAATATcagaatctctctctctctctttctttctttcttcctTTCTTTTTTGCGCAAGACTGTTTACATGCTTTACTGAGTCACCAGGTCGTAGTTAGAAGCAGCCTCTTGGCATTTGTGAGTGGAAGGCTTTCCTGGGTTTATCCCTTTTCCAGACCCCACTCATGGGGCTGTGTCCTTTTTTACTATTTACATGTTTCTGTTTGTGTTTTCTGATTGACGTTTATAGCTGTATGCTGTCCATGCATTCATGGTAGTTTGATCCTTCACTTCGTATCTAAATTTATTTGCAGGTTCAAAATGTGAAGCTCATCCGCGACAAGAATTCAGGACAGCTTCAGGGCTATGGTTTTGTTGAATTTACAAGCCGTGCAGCTGCAGAGCGAGTTCTTCAGACATATAATGGACAAATGATGCCAAATGTTGACTTGACATTTCGGCTGAACTGGGCCAGTGCTGGTGAAAAGCGTGATGATACTCCTGACTATACTATTTTCGTTGGTGATTTGGCTGCAGATGTTACAGATTACTTGTTACAAGAGACATTCAGGGTTCATTATCCCTCGGTGAAGGGTGCAAAAGTTGTGACTGATAAATTGACAATGCGTACCAAGGGTTATGGATTTGTGAAATTTGGCGATCCTACAGAGCAAGCTCGTGCAATGACTGAAATGAATGGAATGCCTTGTTCTTCCAGGCCTATGCGTATTGGTCCTGCAGCAAGTAGAAAAAATGCAGGTGGTGTTGTTCAAGAGAGAGGTAAGCATGGACAGTGATGTCCCTGTGATTCTTGTTAGCTTCTGCACATTTGCTGATTGATTCACATGGGATACCTTTAACTTATTCTGTTCATGTTAGTCTTTTGGGTTGTTCTATTACTTGTGTTCCAATCAAAATTAGGCATAGTTGTCGACCACTTCACTTCCAGAAGTCATTATTCCTAGTACAACATTCCATATGTGAATTTGGATAATTTAATAAATAGAGGGATAGTAGACTCATGGAACTCATGTTATCTGGAAGCAGGATACCAACAGGCTCTATTCGTATAGGGGTCTTGGAACTGACCTGAGCTGCAATGCATTTCTTGTTTAATGTGTGGCCTCATTTAGGTCAGTGTAAATCATTTATGTCCTAAATTAAGTTGATTTTATTAAGCTTCTGGTTCTTTGTTTATTTTTTTCTGTGCTATCTCTGATTCTGTTTTGTCTATGTATAAACTTAGTTCACATTTTCTTTTTGTACATCTTTTATTAGTGCATGCTTTCTGCTAGGGCTCAAGGATTGGAACTCTTTCAGTCTTCCCCATATATTTAGGTTCCTAGAGCTTGGAAATAATTGTTGGTTCCTTCTTCCCTACAAGACTTGTTGGTTCCTTCTTCCCTACAAGGCTTTTGAGGGCAAATACTTGTTTTCTATTCTCTTTAATTCATTCTTTATGATGATGGTCTGAGTCACGTCTATGCATTTTCAGTTTTTCTTCATTTCCTTCATTTTTGACTTATCGATATCTGGGCACATGTGCATGGTCTGTACCTACTTAGCTAATTTGACTGTTTGAGATATTAAAGTAAATAAGTAATGATTAGAGCTGAGATTTTATCGCGTAGTGTGTTCCATATTTTGTGCATTTGGTCAGCTTGGTTTCATTTTTTATGCAGTGTATGAATACAACATTATGTATCTTCATTTTTTCTTTGTTTCCTTCAATTTGGACTTACCAATATCTTGGCACATGTGCATGGTCTGTACCTACTTAGCTAATTTGACTATTAGTGATATAAAGTAAATAAGTAATTATTAGAGCTGAGATTTAAAAAAAAAATTATTAGAGCTGAGATTTTATTGCATAGTGTGTTCCATATTTTGTGCATTGGTTCAGCTTGGTTTCATGTGTTATGC harbors:
- the LOC100193230 gene encoding Polyadenylate-binding protein RBP45, translating into MMQQPPQPQPGMALPPPPQTGGGQPPQWGAIPPPMTQQYGAPPPQQPPAMWGQPPSQAHYGQAPPPQPYYAAPPVPAAPAAADEVRTLWIGDLQYWMDDNYVFGCFSNTGEVQNVKLIRDKNSGQLQGYGFVEFTSRAAAERVLQTYNGQMMPNVDLTFRLNWASAGEKRDDTPDYTIFVGDLAADVTDYLLQETFRVHYPSVKGAKVVTDKLTMRTKGYGFVKFGDPTEQARAMTEMNGMPCSSRPMRIGPAASRKNAGGVVQERVPNSQGAQSENDPNNTTIFVGGLDPNVTEDVLKQAFSPYGEVIHVKIPVGKRCGFVQFVTRPSAEQALLMLQGALIGAQNVRLSWGRSLSNKQTQPQQESMQWGAGAPAGVGDYYGGYGQGYEAYGSGYAQPQDPNMYGYGAYVGYPNYQQQPAAQQPQQQQVKLLAN
- the LOC100193230 gene encoding polyadenylate-binding protein RBP45 isoform X1 is translated as MMQQPPQPQPGMALPPPPQTGGGQPPQWGAIPPPMTQQYGAPPPQQPPAMWGQPPSQAHYGQAPPPQPYYAAPPVPAAPAAADEVRTLWIGDLQYWMDDNYVFGCFSNTGEVQNVKLIRDKNSGQLQGYGFVEFTSRAAAERVLQTYNGQMMPNVDLTFRLNWASAGEKRDDTPDYTIFVGDLAADVTDYLLQETFRVHYPSVKGAKVVTDKLTMRTKGYGFVKFGDPTEQARAMTEMNGMPCSSRPMRIGPAASRKNAGGVVQERVPNSQGAQSENDPNNTTIFVGGLDPNVTEDVLKQAFSPYGEVIHVKIPVGKRCGFVQFVTRPSAEQALLMLQGALIGAQNVRLSWGRSLSNKQTQPQQESMQWGAGAPAGVGDYYGGYGQGYEAYGSGYAQPQDPNMYGYGAYVGYPNYQQQPAAQQPQQQQ